The sequence TTGTAGTgatgtgctttttttgtttgaaatAATTTGTTGGATGGAAATTGTTTAGAGTTTATTGACATGTAAAACTAGAAATATGTACCAGAAAGCCTGCATTGCAAACTGAGGGTATTTGGTTGAAGGACAATTTCCAGGCAGATAGGGTCTAATAAAAATACATCaagttgcatcatgggaaatgtgTGTTCCAATGAATTTGGAACTTGACCCCCACTTGGGTCAACGGTGTCTCAGCCTCTGCTGCTCCGATGTTGACCACACATTTGTCCCCAAACTTCTATGAAGACCAATACTAAACCATTGGATACAACTTGTAATACCTGGTGTGTCAATGATGTTTATGTTGTGATCCTTCCACACGGTGTACGTCGTAGCGGACTGGATGGTGatgcccctctgtctctccagcTCCATAGAGTCCATGGTGGCTCCGACGCCGTCCTTCCCCTTCACCTACACACCGCAGAGGACGAGAACAGTGCATAAGTGCAAACGGTGCACCTGGAAACCTCACCTGACTACAAGCACGGTGCGTACAAGCACGGTGCGTCCCGGCGCTCACCTCGTGGATGCGTGCTATTTTGCCGGTGTAAAAGAGGACACGCTCGGTTAGGGTGGTCTTCCCCGAGTCGATGTGAGCCGAGATCCCGATGTTGCGGATCCTCTCGTTGGGAAAGATACCAGAGGCGCATGTCCGACAACTGTTGATGAGAACCTACAGAGACGAGCCAGAAGGAGACCCATATTCAACTGTCTGTTTATCGATTGTGAAATGCAATGAGCTGATGGCAGATCCGTTTGGCTGAGCATGGGGGAGTCTTGATGTCAAATCGGTTCAACAGCAGACCGGTTACCCAATGTTACCTTTTTAAGAGTGACGCTTCCTGGCGCCAGAATATGCGTCTGTGCCAAACACAACCCCGCTGTTAATAGTCTCATTTTGACGAGTTCCTGGTCGAGCACCGGGTGGTCGTATTCCGCCTTCTTTACACAATTCCTCTAACAACCCGGTGAAAGTCACGCCGGGGCCCTAATGGCAGAAACACACTACTTCCGCCTCTACGGAAGCTCAGATGGGCCAAAAGTACCAATGTTCGCGTTGCATTGAACATATTTTGTATAAGATGCGAAGCAGCAACTAGACGTGGATGTGAGAGTGGTGGGGATTTTATTTGTTCAGTTTGAGGATGAAAGTCACATCAAAGCACAAACTCACAAAAATGACCGAGTAGAAAAACGGGCACGgacaaaaagacaaatgttGCATTCAAGGACGACATAGATTTACACCAACATCATGTGATACTCTTGTTATTCTTAGTCTATGATTGAACAACCATATCAGGTGTGTCCATAATGATCAATATTTGATAAAGAAAGACGACGTTAGGAAATTGATTATTCACTTTGTTATTACAATATTGGCTAtgtaaaaagataaagaaagcaaagaaagaaacaaagatatgatgaaaataataatttaattaagtTGTAATAACGTTCTAGTTATTtccaaatgtattattatttatttacacaacaTTTGTGTGATGACCGTTCATTGGTCTGCATGTTATATAATttccaacatttattttttaagcacaacaacaaaggatACATTTGTGATATTTAATAATAACCAGTAATATAGTAGTAATATATCAATATAGTCAGAGTTTAAACAATTTCAAAGGTCCTCAATAAAGATGTTACCATTTTTTTGGAGGCAGACTATTTGAGtggataacaaataaaaagtgaaagcaACACTTTTAATTATCCTCGACAAAACGTTTCACTGATGATAAAGGTTTTCTTACACTTAATTTAGACTTAATATAAATACAAGTAGTTTAAGTCACTTCAGGTGTTAGTTGAAGTATCGGAGCTTGAACGTCacctagagcaggggtccccaaccccgggccgcggcccggtaccggtccacggcttggttggaaccgggccgcggaaaaaaagtgaataaaaaaagttgcaaattttttttttatcagtcggaaaaatatattattttgaaaaaggaccggatacacccgtgtgtacgtctgagccgcgttcaggagtcttaaagttcgggtttatcgctgcaggcgagtctcacgcgccgaaccctctgctggcggcacagtgacaaagaatcttaaaatatattcaacctgctcaatgaattctgtcacttcagggaaatgacaactgttttcaagttggccgataaagtcgctgctgtgtgggcgagtgaacagcggaatattctacatgtttcagacgttggccgggtggaagaggcttttaaaagagtttgagcggtactccaaccacaaaagacccgactgcaaaagaacagacctgcaacccatttgtaaacaaacccacccggtgaattgaacccgtccgagctagaagaaaatttgttcgagatgcaaatgacggtggccttaagggacagttcacacaacaactctgccggtgttctaatgacagcgaccagaactcggttcggagcagcggaccaaacacacgtctgtgtcgccgtctccattagcggctcgttgcaggtaaacaagcgcacggctcacactaattcggcgtaatgatgagttgtagttttggcactttatgccctaagtataattgtatgacgtcatatttattacgtcatttatattgccggtccgtgaaaataatttctgacacggaaccggtccgtggctcaaaaaaggttggggaccactgaccTAGAGCTGCCCCTGTTTTGACAAGCGTTTCCTCCTTTACTTCAACCACATGCTGATACTACAttacaccgacacacacacacgcacgtacacacacatacaaacacgtaCACAGACGTAGGCCTACTGCTAGTTGAGCAAACAAGCCGCAGACACCCCACCCCCTGCTGTGACGTCATAAACCTGCACATCTTTGTCAGCCTTAAcagctgcttcacacacacaccggcggaGGAACTCGGGATCAGTCTGGTAAGTTTCGGCTGATATGTTTCCATGTGTAATGTGATTTTAGCTTTCTTTAAAAGCACCGTATATTATTTTATCACAACAATCTTCTATCGTCTGCCAGTTTAAAGTCAGCTTTTGGAAGTCATGAATCTACATTGTTGCGTGTctcgcatacatatatatatatatatatatatatatatattgttttaaataatttgtaatttttttcaatcactaaatataaaaattcaagaaaaaaaaggcttcaaaagaacgcgcgcgcgcacacacacacacacacacacatctcttaaTATCAGCATGGCACAGGACTTTTAGTTATTCCTCCCGGTGTGAGTCATTATGTATGATTAATTATGATTTTGAGTCCACAAGAATGCACTcgaacatatgtgtgtgtgtttgtgtgtgtgtaggctacGTGGTACACTATGAGTTGTTCTTTCCATTGTTGTCCTTCCTGTCTTGTTTCCTTTGTGTGGTCATTCCTCCTTACAGCAGGGTGACTGCAGTGCTGTCAAAGTTAAGGACATTGAATCACACTAATTGCGCCTCGTGTAAGATTGTTTCAGTTTTCACACGCGGGTGCCATCCTGGAAAATCCCGAGTTCCtccgccggtgtgtgtgtgaagcaactGTGAAGGCTGTAGGCCTACACTAGTAGAATTACGATATGTGTCTTTTAATAGGCAACGCCTACAATTTTGCGTtgattattacattttaaaacggAAGTTTGTGAATAGCTATATGGTGGGATTAATATACTGAATAGAGGATTGCATCATTAATGAAGTTTTCCATTTTTACCAACTATAATCTACTCTCAATTAGGAGTAAACATAGAAGTTGAAGaagttgagtgtttgtgtttgctgaGTGTTGACATGCCTGTCTGTATCGATTAAACTTGTTGTTGATTACATCAATACGTTTAATACTGATTAAGGGTTAAAGATATGTTTTAACAGATACCCGTTGGGGTCTGTATGGACATGCTGAAATAATAGAGCATAAAGTTATTAAGAACATAATGTCCACAGGAGGGCAGTATGACTCTTATTAGTGAAACTTAGTCTGAAACCTTATTTCTTTACACTCGACTGCTTTATTGCCATATTTAAATCACTCCTCTTGTCATATTTTCCTGGGAATACACTCTCGGTATTGGTGCAGTtggtttgacccccccccccccccatttgccCCCTGCCAGATATTTATTCGGCTCCAGGAAATAATATCTGACTTTCGGAACTGATAAATCACAGATTATTTGACATTGTTGATCCAGAAAGTGTGATTAATTACAGCCAGTGTTTACTGCAGGTCATTGTATGCGTTAATGATTACATTATCAGTCTGATAAAGCATTATAAGGCAAGGGAGTGTGTTGGTGTAGTAGGCTATTGCTTATCCATGTGGGCTAAATTATTCATCATCTGTTTGCTCTCACAGATTCGAATAATTCCGACGTGGGAAACGGGAAGGAGCGATTTACGTCCCCCCGGGCATATTAAATGGATCGTATTAGTAATGGTTTCCTATATATAGGGTAGGGCTTACAGATGATTTcaacttctttttaaatgcagctACTGAGGGTGTGTCTGGTTCATTGTTACAACTACGGCAAGCAGGATGGGCCAAACGCGCTCGGCTCTTTCGCACACCGCCGACATTCCGAGCGGAGCGGAGTGGAAAACAGGCGAAGCAGCCCAGCGGCTCCGTGTCTGCGGGGTTAGGAACGGAGAGAAGCGTCGGACTCACCAGTCAAACAGGAATCCgatgaaaaataaagtgctgtcGTGTCTGGGAAGGAGGAAGCGAGACAGCCCAACAGAAGCGGCTTCAGGTTGCGGAAACGAAGCCGGAGATCCAGCGGCGCGCCGCGAGCACAGAGTAGGAAAGTTGCCGAGGGACGCGGTTGTCTCGGCGGTCGAGGAACACGGAGCATCCCCGCCGGGTGGTTTTGAGTCGCCATCCGGCCTCGAGAATAATGTCGAAGCTGTCCAACACGTCGTGAACCGAGAGGCAGCGGCTGGCTCGTCCGATGAAGCCGGAGGAGCGGGCTGCGAGGAGCCACACTCCCAGCGGGAAGACGATGCCTCGGGTCCCCCGACGACGGCCATGGAAGACCAGCCACGGGGGGGAAGCGAGCGGGGTCGTGTCGTGTCTGAGGCGCTGAGTCCGGACACGCTGCTCCCTTCGGACGCCGAGGGGACTTTCTCCGGCTTATCCCCGGATCAACCGTTGGATCGCGGACAGACATTAACGGACGTCCCCGCTGAGGGTAACGTGACCAAACGTGGCTGCAGTAACGTGTCGGGTCGGGCCCAAGCGGCCGGGGACCCAAGCAAGTGTTGTCCGGTTGAGAGCCGAACGGACTCCGATCAGCCCCCTCGTGGTCCCCCAGAGGGACACGGTTTCCAAGGACTCATACCGAAACTCATCATTACGAGAGACCCCAGTCCGACCCGCTCTCAGGGGACACCGCCGCCGCTGAGCGTCCGATCGGAGCTCAGCAGCGGCTCGTGTCTGGACCCTCACCCGGACGACGAGTCCCCCTGCTCGGACAGCGGCTGCGGAGGGTCCCCTGCGCTGATGCGGTCACTGAGGAAGCTGTCCAACTCCTCCTCCATCGGCCTGTCCTCCGCCTCGTCCTTCGAGGAGTCCGAGGACGACTTCACCGGGAGCGACATCGAGTCCAGTCTGTCTCCGGCCCGGTCCATGTGTGGCCCCGACGATGGGATGGGGGTGAGTGCATGCTCTGTGTtttccatcacacacactttgttgaAACGGTCAGTGCAGTTCATTATCAACAGTCACATTATCAGCTGTACTGCACACAATAAGTCATGAAACCGGTATCACTTCTGCGTCTTACAAAAGTGCAAGTATTGCGCAATCGACCATATACTGTGGCACCCAAACAGCCTCATCCCTCAACTacgtcatttttattttatttacgtGCTGTTGTGCAAAGTACACGTTATTTGGTGGAtcacttgtttgttttccatGACTGAGGACACATTCCTAATAGTTGGAGACACACTGATAATGAAACGAGACGATGACCCATTAAACCAGAGAAGAGGAGACTGCCTCTCATCTCAACCCCCACCTCTGACAAAGGTCAGTAAAGGTGTCCCTTTACTCCCAAGGCTCATGCTCATCGGGCTTTGGCTCTGTCCCGTTTATACATAAATGTGCTaccacagcaatcgagaagtTATTTTACTGCCCCAGAGTTTGAGGGGTTTCCCCTCCTCCAGATGTAAAAATGCACTTTAAAGCGTCCAAGTAGGAAGTTGAGCTGTTTCCCCCCCTGAGGCCCCGATGCACTGTCTACTCCAAATGCTTGGAATGAGTCGTCTCAAAAACAGGATGTCTCCACTTCAGTCCTCCATTATCTCCATTACGGCGTGCATCTTGAATTTCCAGGTTTTCTGTTCAGGCCAAGGAGTTCATCTGGCAGCATGCCGTTCATATTGCCCTCACCAAAGCGTAGAAATCTGTCCGAAGTTGTACTCGTATgggttttaaaataatttagccCGTTATTTTTCCGCAGTAGACACTCCACCCTCGTctggcattttttatttatttttctgagaAAGTGAAATACAAGACACAGGCTATGATTCCAGTGTGTTTGGCTGCCATCCCCACTGTCATGTATTTATCCTGTCATTATCTAGTATCTTACGTACTTTATGCTTTATGATGGTGGAAATAGGCCTCTAATCGAAGATTGATAACCGGCATACTGCTGAGATTCTTATAAGAGTGCATCTACAAAAACTTTAATGagccatttaatttaaaaaaaagtgtaagaTCATAACAGGAGAAAGTGGCTAAGCATAAATATAGTAACCAAGTTGTGACAAGAACGCAAACGCATACAATCAAGCTCAACTCCATTATCCTAATATGTAAATCTTATTTAATGTCGACATaactttcaagtttcaagtttcaagtttttattgtcacatccccttttatacaagtataatcggtttgtgaaattcttatgtgcaaaacacccgacagcagtagcagactaaaaaaagaataagaatgagaataaactatacaatatccacacagaaaaagaagaaagtattaacaatatatatataaaacaatgtaatagaatatacatcatgacaatatatatatataaaataatgtaataaaatatacacttttttgagacaatatatatatatatatgtacatacaatatatatatacaatatatatatatataaaacaatgtaataaaatatacaccatggccatagatattcacagaaaatgttctggtgtatagtgttaatgagggtctcagtccttgttcagcagcctgatggcctgactgaagaagctgtccctcagtctgtttgtgcagcacttgatactgcggtatcgcctgcctgacggtagaagggtgaacagtttgtggccggggtggttattgtctttcatcatccgtttggccctggccacgcaccgcttggtgtatatgtccaggatggaggaagctcacctccaacgatgtactgtgccgaccgcaccaccctctgtagtgccctcgctccagggcggtgcagttcccgtaccaggcggtgatgcaacctgtcagaacactctcgatggtactggtgtagaatgttctgaggatgcgggggccatgttgaaattcctcagtcgcctaaggaaatacaggcgttgttgggcccttttcaccacgtgagtggtgtgcgtggtccatgtgaggtcctcggagatgtgcgccgaggaacttgaagctgctgacctctctactgcaactccgtctatggagatggggtgtgctctcctctccgcttcctgtagtccacgatcagctccttggtcttcttggcgttgaggacgaggctgttctcctggcaccactgtaccagtgatccaacctcctccctgtaggctgtctcgtcgtcgtcggtgatcagccccaacactgttgtgtcgtcagcaaacttgatgatgacgttggagctgtgcatggccgtgcagtcgtgggtgtacagggagtagaggagaggctcaacacgcatccctgaggggctcccgtgttgaggggcagcggctctgaggtggtaccgcccatcctcaccacctggcggcccgacaggaagtccagtatccagctgcgcatggtagagtgcaggcctagacctctgagcttggtgtcgagcttggcgggaacaatagtgttgaacgctgagctgtagtccacaaccagcattcgcacacaacagttcctcccctccaggtgggaaaggccggtgtgaagtgccatggcaattgcgtcgtcggtggatctgttttgacgatatgcaaattgccatgggtccagcgtggcaggcaacatggaacaaatgaagtccttgaccaacctctcgaagcatttactgacaatcgaggtgagggctacgggtctccagtcattcaggcataaACATGACTCTTCATATCCAGTCAGTTAGTTACTGATCTTCTATTATCACTCGATTGAAGTTCGTTCTGGCCTCATTCTTATCGTCCTATCGTAGACCCTGACGGTCCAGATGGTAAATATAAAGTCTGCGTTTTTTGCATAAAAATGTTTTGGAGCCCAAGTTAACGTTTTCATGATGTGGCTTTGTCCGTCCCGCTGTTTGACAACACAAAAGATTTAGTTTACATGTAACACGTCTTCACATTAAAGACGCTGAAACCAGAGTGTTTGGAGTTGGGGCGTGGCAATATGTCGATACTATATCAATATTGTGAGACTATCATATCGTAATATGGCATAAATGTGGTCTTTTCCTGGTTTTAAAAGCTACATTACAGTAACGTGATGACACTTTCTGAACTAACCAGACAGTTCTCGCTGTTCTGTTATTTCCCCGTTACCCACAAAGCCATTATATCCACATTACTGATGAATATTGATCATAAACCTAATTGAGGAAATATTTTGTGACGGTCACAATATCAGGGTATATTTGGTCAAAAAATAGAATGAAATCGTGATTGaaacaattaataaaatatCATTGAATATTTACGGTAAATTGATTAATTGACTGATAGTTTCATAACTGTACAGCTTCTGATTCTTCTCTCCACATTGGGAATGAGGTCAGTGTACTAGTTTCCCCCCAGTGTTGTTGTGGTATAGGGTACAACGTTGTTTAACGTCTAAGCTTTTAATATAatggatgaaaaaaagaagaataaaactcCCCTCATAGCGGTGTCAAAGTCTCGCCTGGATCCGTCTCCACAGGGGGATTCCCGGCGGTCGCACTGAAAGACGGAAAATGAGCCATCCGAGGAATTGAACCTGGGCTGTTGTAACAAACATGGCTCCGCTTTTCTGCTCAGGGCTGTGTTTTAAATGGGAACATTGTGTCCTCCCGCTGTCgactaaaatgtatttttcccCTGTCATGCCGTAATCAAGAGGATGAGGGCGTGTGTCTGTTGTTACAGCAGCCCAGACAAACCAGTTACATTTCGCTCACTCGGTGAAGTGAGCAGATACTTGCTCAAACATGCATTCtcagagcgacacacacacacacacacgtacagcgATGCCGTGTTGCATTCAGGGTTCAGTGCGTGTGTCATGGAAAATTGGGCTGAAGCCAGAGCCGGTTGCTAGGCGACGTGGTTGCCATATATGgtacttttttctctctccccttgTCTtgttctttctcacacacacacacacacacacacacacacacacacacagtatctaCTCTGTCCCTGACATTTTAATGATATCAGATGTTAATTCTTACAATGATTTTATtatgagacttttttttttctccttcatatTTTCCTTCCGAAACTCTGTGAGACATTCAGTGGAACAGAGAACAAGAGGAAAATGAGTAAGCGGGCAAAACGGAGACAGTGACACTTTGATCCCGTGGCCAACatgtgctgatgatgatgattcttATTCATGCGAGATTATTCACATGAGCCGCAGTTGCAGACGTGTTTTCCGTGACACCCATTATTCAAAATCCCACACATCACTCCCACACCCCATATACACATAATCCATGCcacaaagag comes from Pseudoliparis swirei isolate HS2019 ecotype Mariana Trench chromosome 20, NWPU_hadal_v1, whole genome shotgun sequence and encodes:
- the itpkcb gene encoding inositol-trisphosphate 3-kinase Cb — its product is MGQTRSALSHTADIPSGAEWKTGEAAQRLRVCGVRNGEKRRTHQSNRNPMKNKVLSCLGRRKRDSPTEAASGCGNEAGDPAARREHRVGKLPRDAVVSAVEEHGASPPGGFESPSGLENNVEAVQHVVNREAAAGSSDEAGGAGCEEPHSQREDDASGPPTTAMEDQPRGGSERGRVVSEALSPDTLLPSDAEGTFSGLSPDQPLDRGQTLTDVPAEGNVTKRGCSNVSGRAQAAGDPSKCCPVESRTDSDQPPRGPPEGHGFQGLIPKLIITRDPSPTRSQGTPPPLSVRSELSSGSCLDPHPDDESPCSDSGCGGSPALMRSLRKLSNSSSIGLSSASSFEESEDDFTGSDIESSLSPARSMCGPDDGMGNKSWQKLKTMVHRSPFVVSFKKRYPWVQLAGHAGNFQAGEYGRLLKRYCECEQQCLQKLMKDTLRPYVPGYYGIVQREEQDYNLMDDLLADFDSPSIMDCKMGSRTYLEEELSKARERPRLRKDMYEKMVAVDPGAPTEQERAQQGVLKPRYMQWRETLSSTDTLGFRIEGIKKADGTCNTNFKKTKHREQVMQALEDFVAGNTQILKLYLQRLEELRSALEQSHLFRTHEVVGSSLLFVHDASGKAKVWMIDFGKTVPLPDPQTLDHRTPWMEGNREDGYLWGLDNLIEIFSTVLPQTL